In Oryza glaberrima chromosome 8, OglaRS2, whole genome shotgun sequence, the following are encoded in one genomic region:
- the LOC127781625 gene encoding probable carboxylesterase 8, with protein sequence MLTRLVSTNYLPKSKKKQSEQAPDSMGDVTAAAPPSPDKSSNLFMQIAVHPDGTITRPFVPDAPPSATGLVLSRDVPLDASLATSLRLYLPNPASPPPPTSKLPVILYFHGGGFVLFSTGSVFYHASCEAMAAAVPAIVVSLDYRLAPEHRLPAAYDDAASAVLWLRDAAAGDPWIAAHGDLSRCFVMGSSSGGNMALNAGVRACRGLDLGPAAVRGLVLHQPYLGGVARTPSEEKSGDDAVLPLEANDKLWSLALPAGADRDHEFSNPAKSMAAAAAALTGLPRCLVTGSDGDPLIDRQRELVAWLRGHGVEVVAKTDFAGSHAAELFVKETADELFAAVRAFVSCAGDVVHS encoded by the coding sequence ATGCTCACGAGGCTGGTAAGCACTAATTATCTTCCGAAATCCAAGAAGAAACAGAGCGAGCAAGCCCCCGACAGCATGGGtgacgtcaccgccgccgcgccgccgtcgccggacaaGTCGAGCAACCTCTTCATGCAGATCGCCGTCCACCCGGACGGCACCATCACGCGCCCCTTCGTCCCCgacgcgccgccctccgccaccgGCCTGGTCCTCTCCCGCGACGTGCCGCTCGACGCCTCCCTCGCCACGTCGCTCCGCCTCTACCTCCCCaaccccgcctcgccgccgccgccgacgtccaaGCTCCCCGTCATCCTCtacttccacggcggcggcttcgtcCTCTTCTCCACCGGCAGCGTCTTCTACCACGCCTCCTGCgaggccatggccgccgccgtgccggccatCGTCGTCTCCCTCGACTACCGCCTCGCGCCCGAgcaccgcctccccgccgcctacgacgacgccgcctccgccgtgctctggctccgcgacgccgccgcgggggaCCCCTGGATCGCGGCGCACGGCGACCTGTCGCGGTGCTTCGTCATGGGGAGCAGCTCCGGCGGGAACATGGCGCTCAACGCCGGCGTCCGGGCCTGCAGGGGCCTCGACCTGGgccccgccgccgtgcgcgggCTGGTGCTGCACCAGCCGTACctcggcggcgtggcgcggacGCCGTCGGAGGAGAAGTCCGGCGACGACGCGGTGCTGCCGCTGGAGGCGAACGACAAGCTCTGGAGCCTCGCCCTGCCGGCAGGCGCCGACCGGGACCACGAGTTCAGCAACccggcgaagtcgatggcggcggcggcggcggcgttgaccGGGCTGCCTCGGTGCCTGGTCACCGGGAGCGACGGCGACCCGCTGATCGACAGGCAGAGGGAGCTGGTCGCGTGGCTGCGGGGGCACGGCGTGGAGGTCGTCGCGAAGACGGACTTCGCCGGGTCCCACGCGGCGGAGCTGTTCGTGAAGGAGACGGCCGACGAGCTCTTCGCGGCGGTGCGCGCGTTCGTGTCctgcgccggcgacgtcgtccaCAGTTGA